In one window of Musa acuminata AAA Group cultivar baxijiao chromosome BXJ3-2, Cavendish_Baxijiao_AAA, whole genome shotgun sequence DNA:
- the LOC135630663 gene encoding protein RGF1 INDUCIBLE TRANSCRIPTION FACTOR 1-like, which yields MGGGVPEENCRWPPWLRPLLSTRFFVQCAVHADSHKSECNMYCLDCTNGALCSLCLADHHRDHRTIQIRRSSYHDVIRVSEVQKMLDITGVQTYIINSARVVFLNERPQPRPGKGVTNNCEVCERSLLDSFRFCSLGCKIAGTANDGSNKKSGEKKAMATAASSDSDESCTSRGSENSNMTNSFAPSTPQYHRSAKRRKGIPHRAPFGSLILEL from the exons ATG GGCGGTGGAGTGCCGGAGGAGAACTGTCGCTGgccgccgtggctgcggccgctttTGTCGACGAGGTTCTTCGTTCAATGCGCGGTCCACGCCGACTCGCACAAGAGCGAGTGCAACATGTACTGCCTCGACTGCACCAACGGCGCCCTCTGCTCCCTCTGCCTCGCCGACCATCACCGCGACCATCGCACCATCCAG ATACGGCGGTCGTCCTACCACGACGTGATCCGAGTGTCGGAGGTCCAGAAGATGCTGGACATAACCGGCGTGCAGACGTACATCATCAACAGCGCTCGCGTGGTATTCCTGAACGAGCGCCCTCAGCCGCGGCCCGGCAAGGGAGTCACAAACAACTGCGAGGTCTGCGAGCGTAGCCTCCTCGACTCCTTTCGCTTCTGCTCCCTCGGCTGCAAG ATAGCCGGCACCGCCAACGATGGCAGCAACAAGAAATCGGGCGAGAAGAAAGCAATGGCCACAGCGGCATCGTCGGATTCGGACGAGTCGTGCACTAGCCGCGGGAGCGAGAATAGCAACATGACCAACAGTTTCGCCCCCTCCACTCCGCAGTATCACCGGAGCGCCAAGAGGAGGAAGGGCATTCCCCACAGGGCCCCCTTTGGTAGCCTCATCTTGGAGCTTTAG